DNA sequence from the Bradyrhizobium diazoefficiens genome:
CGCGATCCACGGCTGCTGGTTGACCATCGGCAGGCGCCAGACCGTACGCTCGGGACTGGCGAAATAATCGAGCCGCGTTACCGACACGTTGTCGATATCGAACGCGAGCCCCTGCTCCGGCAAGTCGCCGAGCGCGAGCCCGACCGCTGCCTTGATGGTGCCGCCATGGGCGACCGCGATCACGTCCTGGCCTGCGGCCTCGACATTGATCCGCTCGATGGTGCGGCGCGTGCGGTTGTAGAGGTCCATAAAGCTCTCGCCGCCGGGTGCGGGCTCGTTGATGTCGGCGAACCAGCTCGTGCCGACGGGGCGGCTTGCGACGAACTCGGCGCGGTTCATGCCCTGCCAGCGGCCGAGATTTTGCTCGGCGAGATCCGCTTCCCATTTCATCGATGCAGGCTTCCGGTAGCCCGCCGCCCAGATCGCTTCCGCGGTCTGGTGCGTGCGCATCAGATTGCTCGAATACCAGACTGCGTTGCGTGGCAGCACCTTGGCAACAGCATTGAAGACGTAAGTGTCGCTCGTATCACAGGCGATATCGCTCTGCCCGTAGATGTTGCCGCCGTCGTTGCGCACCGGCGCGTGGCGGACCCACCACCAGCGTGTCGTGACCACATTGGGCTTGCCGGACCCGGACATCATCGAAACCCTTCCATCCCGTGTGATGTCGCTGTACGTCAGGTGCGAACGTGTCTCAAGACACTTTGCCGTTTGAAATTCTGTTTGAAATTCCGTCGCACGGCAAGCGTCGCGGAGCAAACCAAAGGGAGAAACGCATGGGCCGTCTGCAAGGCAAATCCGTCATCATCACCGGCGCCGGCAGCGGCATCGGCCGCGCGGCTTCGCTGCTGTTCACCAGGGAAGGCGCCAAACTGATCGCGGTCGATCGCACCGAGGCGGTGAAGGAAACCGTCGACGAGGTGAAGAAGGCCGGCGGTGTCGCGGAGGCGATGATCGCCGATGCCGGCTCCGAGAAGGAGGTCATCGCCGTCATCGACAAAGCAGTGAAGACGCACGGCCGGCTCGACGTTATCTGGGCCAATGCGGGCGTTTCCGGCGGTCTCGTTCCGCTCGGCGAGCAAACCGTGGAACATTGGCAGGAAGTGCTGCGCGTCAATCTGATCGGACCGTTCCTCGCAGTGAAATACGCGATGCCGCACATGGTGAAGCAGCAGTCCGGCGCGATCGTGCTGACGGCATCGGTCGCCGGCCTCAAGGCCGGCGCCAGCGGACATCCCTATGCAGCGAGCAAGGCCGGCGTGATCTCCCTGGTGCAGACCACCGCCTATTCGCTCACCGGCACCG
Encoded proteins:
- a CDS encoding histidine phosphatase family protein; its protein translation is MSGSGKPNVVTTRWWWVRHAPVRNDGGNIYGQSDIACDTSDTYVFNAVAKVLPRNAVWYSSNLMRTHQTAEAIWAAGYRKPASMKWEADLAEQNLGRWQGMNRAEFVASRPVGTSWFADINEPAPGGESFMDLYNRTRRTIERINVEAAGQDVIAVAHGGTIKAAVGLALGDLPEQGLAFDIDNVSVTRLDYFASPERTVWRLPMVNQQPWIADDAHAAMHQPAGPEVKKLA
- a CDS encoding SDR family oxidoreductase, which gives rise to MGRLQGKSVIITGAGSGIGRAASLLFTREGAKLIAVDRTEAVKETVDEVKKAGGVAEAMIADAGSEKEVIAVIDKAVKTHGRLDVIWANAGVSGGLVPLGEQTVEHWQEVLRVNLIGPFLAVKYAMPHMVKQQSGAIVLTASVAGLKAGASGHPYAASKAGVISLVQTTAYSLTGTGVRINAVCPGLIETGMTKPIFDRAKERGTQDKIGQLNPLKRPGQPHELAAMGLFLASDEASYVNGQAFPVDGGLTASMPYTGKPV